In one window of Arachis ipaensis cultivar K30076 chromosome B06, Araip1.1, whole genome shotgun sequence DNA:
- the LOC110263922 gene encoding uncharacterized protein LOC110263922, with the protein MARKGRFTKKLKVGPGCQQPQTAPPPASATHRDDSEILPDNGDSVPPTSRPFLPPRSVPRPAPQTSTTTIQNSEPSRVNSTNNANDVDSVDQEADDSFVDSSAQNRKGRKTTKF; encoded by the coding sequence ATGGCTAGAAAAGGTCGTTTCACGAAAAAACTGAAAGTAGGACCAGGATGTCAGCAACCACAAACGGCTCCGCCTCCGGCCTCTGCTACCCACCGCGATGACTCTGAAATTCTCCCGGACAATGGTGATAGTGTCCCTCCAACTTCACGCCCGTTCCTTCCGCCGCGTAGTGTACCAAGGCCTGCTCCACAAACGAGCACAACTACCATTCAGAACTCGGAGCCAAGCCGTGTAAACTCTACGAATAATGCTAATGATGTAGATTCTGTTGATCAAGAAGCTGATGACTCGTTTGTTGATTCTAGCGCTCAGAATCGCAAAGGACGCAAGACAACAAAGTTTTGA
- the LOC107648088 gene encoding uncharacterized protein LOC107648088, translated as MNDEARAIGERIEEIEQHDESSRVLSQNDSIAQVFGKEKPGRVRGVGFGPTPSQLFGPNSHGPGNGVQLEETQRKLLELEAQLEGEKLKRKAMEDEAAADKKKMKAMESALIYLFQRQGEELPPDIAAGMRFVE; from the exons ATGAATGATGAAGCAAGAGCAATCGGT GAAAGAATTGAGGAGATCGAGCAACATGATGAGTCATCTAGGGTGTTGTCTCAGAATGATTCCATTGCTCAGGTTTTCGGAAAAGAAAAACCGGGTAGAGTACGTGGTGTGGGTTTTGGACCGACTCCTAGTCAGCTCTTCGGGCCAAATTCACATGGGCCTGGCAACGGAGTCCAACTAGAGGAGACTCAGAGGAAGCTGCTTGAACTGGAGGCACAGCTGGAAGGCGAGAAGTTAAAGAGGAAGGCGATGGAGGATGAGGCAGCAGCagataagaaaaagatgaagGCGATGGAGAGTGCTCTGATTTATCTGTTTCAACGGCAGGGTGAGGAGCTGCCACCAGACATCGCTGCAGGGATGCGTTTCGTAGAATGA